One genomic segment of Epinephelus fuscoguttatus linkage group LG19, E.fuscoguttatus.final_Chr_v1 includes these proteins:
- the polr2f gene encoding DNA-directed RNA polymerases I, II, and III subunit RPABC2, whose protein sequence is MSDNEDNFDDGDFDDAEEDEGLDDLENVEDEDQENVQILPAGEGQQANQKRITTPYMTKYERARVLGTRALQIAMCAPVMVELEGETDPLQIAMKELKSRKIPIIIRRYLPDGSYEDWGCDELIITD, encoded by the exons atgtcCGACAACGAAGATAA CTTCGACGACGGAGATTTTGATGATGCCGAAGAGGATGAAGGATTAGATGACCTGGAAAACGTGGAAGAT GAGGACCAGGAGAACGTGCAGATCCTGCCCGCAGGAGAGGGCCAGCAGGCCAACCAGAAGAGGATCACAACACCTTACATGACTAAATATGAGAGAGCCAGAGTGCTTGGGACACGAGCTCTCCAGATAGC GATGTGCGCTCCAGTCATGGTGGAGCTGGAAGGAGAAACAGACCCCTTGCAAATAGCTATGAAAGAGCTCAA GAGCAGAAAGATCCCCATCATCATCCGCAGGTACCTTCCTGATGGGAGTTATGAGGACTGGGGCTGTGACGAGCTCATCATAACTGATTAA